A genomic segment from uncultured Erythrobacter sp. encodes:
- a CDS encoding NAD kinase yields MASNGTSFQRLALLASDTARAQEAHDALLSQGDWVPLDEADAVVVLGGDGFMLQTLHAMLDEGRVVPAFGMNLGTVGFLMNRYDRRAAIATRVNKARHWSISPLRVEAVTQDGETHVMSAINEISLLRETRQTAKIEVSVGDRVRIRELVCDGVLVATPAGSTAYNLSANGPILPLDSKMLALTPISPFRPRRWKGAILPDRMKIVLRVLDPAKRPVAAVADQKELRDIAEVRLEIARDSALTLLFDPGQSLEERIVAEQFITA; encoded by the coding sequence GCAGGAAGCCCATGATGCGCTACTGAGCCAAGGCGACTGGGTGCCGCTGGACGAGGCCGATGCCGTCGTCGTGCTCGGCGGTGACGGGTTCATGCTCCAGACTCTGCACGCGATGCTGGATGAAGGCCGCGTTGTCCCGGCCTTCGGGATGAACCTTGGCACAGTCGGGTTTCTGATGAACCGTTATGACCGGCGGGCGGCGATTGCCACGCGGGTCAACAAGGCGCGCCACTGGTCGATCTCGCCCTTGCGGGTCGAGGCGGTGACGCAAGACGGCGAAACGCATGTGATGAGCGCGATCAACGAAATCTCGCTGCTGCGCGAGACTCGCCAGACCGCTAAGATCGAAGTCTCCGTGGGGGATCGGGTGCGCATCCGTGAGCTCGTGTGTGACGGGGTGCTGGTGGCGACGCCGGCGGGATCGACCGCCTATAACCTTTCGGCCAATGGCCCGATCCTGCCGCTGGACAGCAAGATGCTGGCACTGACCCCGATCAGCCCGTTCCGCCCGCGACGCTGGAAGGGGGCTATCCTGCCCGACCGGATGAAGATCGTCCTGCGCGTGCTCGACCCGGCCAAGCGCCCGGTGGCCGCAGTCGCCGACCAGAAGGAACTGCGCGACATCGCCGAAGTCCGGCTCGAGATTGCGCGGGACAGCGCGCTCACGCTCCTGTTCGATCCGGGACAGAGCCTTGAGGAACGGATCGTCGCCGAGCAGTTCATCACGGCGTAG
- a CDS encoding sulfite exporter TauE/SafE family protein has product MIGAVPALLAFAFLVTALLYASVGFGGGSTYSALLALSGLDYRLLPLVSLACNIVVVTGGSIRFARAGLTPWKKALVIVALGAPASFLGGLTPIKEATFLTLLGASLVLTSLFMLVPVRENAEGAPTRFARWMPLAAAPLGYFAGLVGIGGGVFLSPLLHLVRWHEARGIAATASLFILVNSLFGLAGQLVKNGPDLFGQALGAALPLLIAVVIGGQVGSLMATRVLPPQWIRWLTALLVLVVGVRLLVGV; this is encoded by the coding sequence ATGATCGGGGCGGTTCCGGCACTGCTGGCTTTCGCCTTTCTGGTCACCGCGCTGCTCTATGCCAGCGTCGGCTTCGGCGGCGGGTCGACCTATTCGGCGCTGCTGGCGCTGTCGGGCCTCGATTACCGCCTGCTGCCGCTGGTTTCGCTTGCCTGCAATATCGTGGTGGTGACGGGCGGTTCGATCCGCTTCGCCCGCGCGGGGCTGACCCCGTGGAAGAAAGCGCTGGTGATCGTGGCGCTGGGCGCTCCGGCGAGCTTCCTTGGCGGTCTGACCCCGATCAAGGAGGCGACCTTTCTGACGCTGCTGGGCGCCAGTCTTGTGCTGACGAGCCTCTTCATGCTAGTGCCGGTGCGTGAGAACGCCGAGGGCGCGCCGACCCGGTTCGCGCGCTGGATGCCGCTCGCCGCCGCGCCGCTGGGCTATTTTGCCGGGCTGGTCGGGATCGGGGGCGGGGTGTTCCTCAGCCCCTTGCTGCATCTTGTACGCTGGCATGAAGCGCGCGGGATCGCGGCGACGGCGAGCCTGTTCATCCTCGTCAATTCGCTATTCGGGCTTGCGGGGCAGCTGGTGAAGAACGGCCCCGATCTATTCGGGCAGGCGCTCGGCGCAGCGCTGCCCTTGCTGATTGCGGTGGTGATCGGCGGGCAGGTGGGCAGCCTGATGGCGACCCGCGTGCTGCCGCCGCAGTGGATCCGCTGGCTGACCGCGCTTCTGGTGCTGGTAGTCGGCGTGCGGTTGCTGGTGGGCGTTTAG
- the secA gene encoding preprotein translocase subunit SecA encodes MFNNVIKSVFGSANDRYIKSARKVIAQVNALEPQIQVLSDAELQDQTVKLRALVDKGASLDEILPEAFATVREASVRVFGMRHFDVQLIGGLVLHRGEIAEMRTGEGKTLMATLAVYLNALEGKGVHVVTVNDYLARRDAAEMGKLYNWLGLTVGVIVPGMPEEYKRDAYNADITYGTNNEFGFDYLRDNMKHERSAMAQRPFNFAIVDEVDSILIDEARTPLIISGPTEDKSELYVALDQVAREIPVEWLDIDEKVKRVQLTEDGLEKVEQLLIEKELLATDNLYDVENTQVVHHLDQALVANFARKRDTDYIVKDGKVVIIDEFTGRMMDGRRWSNGLHQAVEAKEGVRIEPENQTLASITFQNYFRMYPKLSGMTGTAATEAAEFWDIYKVGVVEIPTNLPVARIDEEDEFYKNIADKFGAIAKAIKEKQEIGQPVLVGTVSIEKSELLSQYLDKEGVTHSVLNARFHEQEARIVAQAGRYGAVTIATNMAGRGTDIQLGGNIEYRILDELADMPEGPERDEAIARIKAEVAAEKDRVRAAGGLFVLGTERHESRRIDNQLRGRSGRQGDPGLSRFYLCLEDDLLRIFGPDTLFSKMMKSNLADGEAIGSKWLSKAIETAQKKVESRNYDMRKQVVEYDDVMNDQRKVVYEQRSEIMDSEAVDDVVLDMRHDTINAIVGTACPPGSYPEQWDVTGLKTRAEEVLGFNPPIDDWLAEDEVEPELIEERLRELTDAMMDDKIAASDPAIWRIVEKDVLLRQLDHHWKEHLATLDALRQVIWMRGIAQKQPINEYKQEAFALFETMLETLREEVTKILFRSELRVEQPSMQALPDLPDFLTGHIDPFTGMDNSADGDGSELRPELFGSLAGSPRAATGPGGANTDNPFANLDISRNAPCPCGSGNKYKHCHGAIAAAQNV; translated from the coding sequence ATGTTCAACAACGTCATCAAGTCGGTCTTTGGTTCGGCGAATGACCGCTACATCAAGTCCGCGCGCAAGGTCATCGCCCAGGTCAACGCGCTCGAGCCGCAAATTCAGGTGCTCAGCGATGCTGAGCTTCAAGACCAGACCGTCAAGCTGCGCGCGCTGGTCGACAAGGGTGCAAGCCTTGATGAGATCCTCCCCGAAGCCTTCGCCACTGTCCGCGAAGCCTCGGTCCGCGTGTTCGGGATGCGCCACTTCGATGTGCAGCTGATCGGCGGCCTCGTCCTCCACCGCGGCGAGATTGCCGAAATGCGCACCGGTGAAGGCAAGACGCTGATGGCGACGCTGGCGGTCTATCTCAACGCGCTCGAAGGCAAGGGCGTGCACGTTGTCACCGTCAACGATTACCTCGCCCGGCGCGACGCTGCCGAGATGGGCAAGCTTTACAACTGGCTCGGCCTCACGGTCGGCGTGATCGTCCCGGGGATGCCCGAGGAATACAAGCGCGACGCCTACAATGCCGACATCACCTACGGCACCAACAACGAATTCGGCTTCGATTACCTGCGCGACAACATGAAGCACGAACGCAGTGCGATGGCGCAGCGGCCGTTCAACTTCGCGATTGTCGATGAAGTGGACTCGATCCTGATCGACGAAGCGCGCACCCCGCTGATCATCTCCGGGCCGACCGAGGACAAGTCGGAGCTTTACGTCGCACTCGATCAGGTGGCGCGCGAGATCCCGGTCGAATGGCTCGATATCGACGAGAAGGTGAAGCGCGTCCAGCTGACCGAAGACGGGCTGGAGAAGGTCGAGCAGCTGCTGATCGAGAAAGAGCTGCTGGCCACCGACAACCTCTACGATGTCGAGAACACGCAGGTCGTGCACCATCTCGATCAGGCGCTGGTCGCCAACTTCGCCCGCAAGCGTGATACCGATTACATCGTCAAGGACGGCAAGGTCGTCATCATCGACGAATTCACCGGCCGCATGATGGATGGCCGCCGCTGGTCGAACGGGTTGCACCAGGCGGTCGAGGCCAAGGAAGGCGTGCGGATCGAGCCGGAGAACCAGACGCTCGCTTCGATCACCTTCCAGAACTATTTCCGGATGTATCCCAAGCTGTCCGGCATGACCGGCACCGCGGCCACCGAAGCGGCGGAATTCTGGGACATCTATAAGGTGGGCGTGGTCGAAATCCCGACCAACCTGCCCGTCGCCCGCATCGACGAAGAAGACGAGTTCTACAAGAACATCGCCGACAAGTTCGGCGCCATCGCCAAGGCGATCAAGGAAAAGCAGGAAATCGGTCAGCCGGTGCTGGTCGGCACGGTTTCGATCGAGAAATCCGAACTGCTCAGCCAGTATCTCGACAAGGAAGGCGTGACGCACTCGGTGCTGAACGCCCGCTTCCACGAACAGGAAGCCCGGATTGTGGCGCAGGCCGGACGCTACGGCGCGGTCACCATCGCCACCAACATGGCCGGGCGCGGGACCGACATTCAGCTGGGCGGCAATATCGAATACCGTATCCTCGACGAACTGGCCGACATGCCCGAGGGCCCGGAGCGCGATGAAGCGATTGCCCGCATCAAGGCCGAAGTGGCTGCGGAAAAGGATCGGGTGAGGGCGGCCGGAGGCCTGTTCGTGCTCGGCACCGAACGCCACGAATCGCGCCGGATCGACAACCAGCTACGCGGCCGCTCAGGCCGTCAGGGTGACCCCGGCCTGTCGCGCTTCTACCTGTGCCTCGAGGATGATCTGCTGCGCATCTTCGGCCCCGACACGCTGTTCTCCAAGATGATGAAGTCGAACCTCGCCGATGGTGAGGCGATTGGTTCCAAGTGGCTCTCCAAAGCCATCGAGACCGCCCAGAAGAAGGTCGAATCCCGCAACTACGACATGCGCAAGCAGGTGGTGGAATACGACGACGTGATGAACGACCAGCGCAAGGTGGTCTACGAACAGCGCTCCGAGATCATGGACAGCGAGGCGGTGGATGATGTGGTGCTCGACATGCGGCATGACACGATCAACGCCATAGTCGGCACCGCGTGCCCCCCGGGCTCCTATCCCGAACAATGGGACGTCACCGGCCTCAAGACCCGTGCTGAAGAGGTGCTGGGCTTCAACCCGCCGATCGACGACTGGCTCGCCGAAGATGAGGTCGAACCTGAACTGATCGAGGAACGCCTGCGCGAACTGACCGACGCGATGATGGACGACAAGATCGCCGCCTCCGATCCTGCGATCTGGCGGATCGTTGAAAAGGACGTGCTGCTGCGCCAGCTTGATCACCACTGGAAGGAACACCTCGCCACGCTGGATGCGCTGCGTCAGGTGATCTGGATGCGCGGCATCGCGCAGAAGCAGCCGATCAACGAATATAAGCAGGAAGCCTTCGCCCTGTTCGAGACGATGCTCGAAACCCTGCGCGAGGAAGTGACCAAGATCCTGTTCCGCTCGGAACTGCGTGTCGAGCAGCCGTCGATGCAGGCGCTGCCCGATCTGCCCGACTTCCTCACCGGCCACATCGATCCCTTTACCGGCATGGACAATTCCGCCGATGGCGACGGATCGGAACTGCGGCCCGAACTGTTCGGTTCGCTCGCCGGAAGTCCGCGCGCAGCCACTGGGCCAGGCGGGGCGAATACCGACAACCCCTTCGCCAATCTCGACATCAGCCGCAATGCGCCGTGCCCCTGCGGATCGGGCAACAAGTACAAGCATTGCCACGGCGCCATCGCTGCGGCGCAGAACGTCTGA